Part of the Limanda limanda chromosome 23, fLimLim1.1, whole genome shotgun sequence genome is shown below.
TCTCTTCCATAATTCCTCCTCCTAATCTCTACTCTAACATGGATCTGATAAGGATTTCACATCCtgctggaggaagcagcagcgCGTGTGAGGGTGTAATGTTTTCCTCTGCTGAGCTGTAAATTATGAAGACTTGACAGTGTCAGCAGTTTGTAGCTAATTGTTCCGCTGTGATCAAAAGCGTAATGAGACAGATCACACCAGTCAGCACAGATTAAAGTCTCACCGACTTCCATTAGGTGTAATTAAGTGTCCGCTCTCCATTGGATGTGCGATTAGGGGGAGCTACTAAATATCCATCGTGTTAAACTGTTACGGACTCTCACCCATAGCGTTGATGGCCCGAGACATCTCGTTAGGATCGATATTTCCGCTCCTGTCCTGGTCCACCATCATGAAGTTCTGCTTCCAGCCGTTCAGAGCCACAAACAGATCCTTGAACTCGTTGAAACCCATCTTGCCCGTGTGGTCCCTCTGGTGACGCTCGAGTTAAGGTTGTCATAGCTGGATACTGACAGCAGGGTGCAAGTGCTAAAGGGAGCAGCTGGTTAAACCTGGTCCGAGGCAGAGCCACACCTGCCGTTCACATACTTCAACACTGAGTATGAATGATAAGGTTGGACTAGGAAAAGGTGACGGGTACAGTGTGTCCACTAAACATCAGTGTGAGCTTTAGTTACAGGCCTGTTATTaagagatggagacagaagaTTAACGTCACGATAAACAAAGGATACATCGAGCATCGCGATCATGATCCTGCAAGTATCCAGGCTGAAAGCTGCAAACAATCACAACATGTTAAGATTACATGAATATCACAGCTCGGTATGTTCATGGTACAgtggaaaaaagaaatacaaaacatttaactGCTTCTCTCTCTAGAGTAATTTTTAAAAGTCTGTAATTCTGCTGCAACTGGCTGCAACCGACTAACAAGGTCAATTTAATAAAGGAATTCAAAATAAGTATTCTTTcaacaaatcaaaaaaatgaatatCCATGTAGAAGCTGCCTTTCAACTTCCAGAAAAAACATGTGGCACTTGTTATCACTTGGTCCAGACTGAATTGTTATCAAGACGCTGCTTAAATTAAGTTTCAAATTgagttccacacacacaaaaggtttCGCTCATGCAGTGGCTGCTTTCGTTGGGTACACAGCACAAAGGCCCATCCCGGAAATTGCTGGTACAAATACAGCATTCACTGAACACAAAAGACTAGGAAAGCAGCTGCTACAGTCGACAGGAGTCAGATGAGTTATTCAAAAAGCCAATAACTTTCAGAATCAGTAAAACCTGCTCACAGTAAATCCACTGCTTCAGGTTATGTGCTTGTTGCAATATTGAACATTTAGAAGCACGATGGTGTAACCGCCCTCGCTACTTCTTGTTTGTTCGGGTTGTACTGGGGGTAATGGAAGAGCTGGTCTTTAATAAGGAGTAAGAACGTGCAGACTAAAACACACATCTCTGCATCTGCTGCATCAATATTGATTCCTGATTGATACACAACACATCAGTTCTCTCAGTtcccctgtttgtgtgtcacatctTATGTGGGCGGGAGAGTAGTGGACTTACGTTGGTAGCTGCCAGTGAAACCCGACTGAGTCAGACACCTCTGGAGTTCCTCTGCATCCACCTCACCGTCCTGTACAGGGCAGAAAGTGaaattcagaaagtgaaattcagtcacataataataatcacagtTTTCAAGAGACCGGACTGAAGTGGGACATGAGGTGAAGACAGAAATCCACATGTTGCTACACATGTTGAGTGAAAACCTCAGGAAATAAGGAAAGACGCTCgccctgtttcctgtctttcatCCACTGAGTACAAAGGAATGTGACAAAATATACTTGAAATCATGTCACATCAAATTCAGCAGTAGAAACTGTACAAGTCCTGATTTATGTGTGAACCAACACAGCGTTAATTCATTTCCACAGGTAAAACCGAGTTGGTCCCAACTTCTCTGAGCCATGAAGGGTTTCATGAAGCCTGAAGCAGCGTCTTGTTCTTGTCCAAACATGAAACTAGGAAGTGAAAGGAGGTCGGTCGTGGAACAGCTGCAGCAACACGTCAGTgaaatgaagctgcagctcacactcacacaaacagacacacacacacacacacacacacacacacacacacacttacctgGCCTGCTATGGCTGTGAAGTAGCCCCACATTGGATCGTTGGCAGCCAGTTGTGGGGCACCATATTGGGCTTGATAGCCTCCTCCATAAGCAGAGTATCCTCCCTGGGGGGGTGCGCCTCCCATGGGCACACCCATTTGCCCAGGCATGGGACCTCCCATGTGCCCTCCTGGCATTCCCTGTTGTGGCATCCCCTGAGCTGGCATGCCCGGCATCGCACCCCCATACTGAGGAAGACAACAGGAGACAGGGCTGGAATTTATGGAGCAGCTCAGACAAAATGTATCATGTGTTACCTTTATAAAGATACCAGGATTATTCATATAGATCCTGTAGATATACACTATTagtatagtatattatattatctat
Proteins encoded:
- the gca gene encoding grancalcin, yielding MAYPGYGGYGGAMPGMPAQGMPQQGMPGGHMGGPMPGQMGVPMGGAPPQGGYSAYGGGYQAQYGAPQLAANDPMWGYFTAIAGQDGEVDAEELQRCLTQSGFTGSYQPFSLDTCRIMIAMLDRDHTGKMGFNEFKDLFVALNGWKQNFMMVDQDRSGNIDPNEMSRAINAMGYHISPQTLTVIIKRYSKNGRIFFDDYVASCVKLRALSDHFRRRDTMQQGTVAFQYDDFIQCTMAV